Within the Dolichospermum compactum NIES-806 genome, the region CTGTTCTTGCCAATTATTACTTAGATCCCGGACTTCTTTAAGAAGTCCGGGATCTTGTTTGTTGTTCACCAATCCAAACGCCAAAACTGCTAGAGTCCTTCTAAAGATACTCCTAAAAAACGAGCTAATTCCGCACCTTGGGTTTCCAAATCTGCCAAAGATAACGGTTGACCTACTCGTGTAAGGGGAATATCCCGTCTACCTTTGACCCGAAGATATAAAGCGCGTTGAGGATTCAGACCTTCCTTAATCACAATTTTGACAGATTGTACATCTGAAATCCTGCCGTCAATTTGGATTTGACGATTTTTTCCGGGAAAACCCCAACGAAAGATTTTTAATGTCCCCGTTTCCCGATTGAACTCATTATAACCACCACCTAAATCCCATAGAACTACAAGCCACAGATATGTAGCTAATAGCAAGCCAGCAGCACCATATAGTCCCATCACCAATCCTTGAGGGACAAATATGAGTTGTGTTGCATCAGTAACTATGAGTAAATTAACTTTGAGATAACTAGAAATACTAGCTAAGAAAAAACCACTGGCTCCCATAGTTACAATACTTGCCCACCAGTAGTTACTAAACCGACGTGAACCAAGAACCTTTTGAGAGAGGAGGTTCTCGCTTTTATTAATTGTTGTTGATACGGTCATTAAACTACCTTGGACTATCTTTCTCAAGTCTGCCACTGAACCAGTCTGGATTGCAAGTTATCAAACAGATGACAATGAATTTTATCCTCAACTTCAAGGATTCTAGGGCGCAGGCCATTGAGAGAATTTAGGGCGCAGGCCCTGCGCCCCTACGAAGATTTATGAGAAAATCTGTGTCAAATTGTTAAAATTCTGATTCTGATAGAAAATATTTAACTTCCTGTTCTATATCCAGCCCAAATTCTGACTAATGTGATAAGTTAAGAATCATTACGTTACCAAAACCTAGATTGCTGGTTAACGGTAGCCGATCATGTCATAATTTATGAGAAATGATCACTTTGTCAAGCAGTCAGTTCTCACAATCTTAGCGTCTGTAAGGCTGCTAGAATTGTAAAAAAAACGTTTAGTTCCTCACGGCAGATGATATAAATCAGTAAACTTGCTGAAACACTGCTTAAAAAACGTTGAAATTTTAGTAAAAACGAGGATTTTAGTAAATGACCATCGCAGTTGGACGCGCCCCCAGTAGAGGGTGGTTTGACGTATTAGACGACTGGCTAAAGCGCGATCGCTTTGTATTCGTAGGTTGGTCAGGAATATTATTATTCCCCTGTGCCTTCCTCGCATTAGGC harbors:
- a CDS encoding photosystem I assembly protein Ycf4 codes for the protein MTVSTTINKSENLLSQKVLGSRRFSNYWWASIVTMGASGFFLASISSYLKVNLLIVTDATQLIFVPQGLVMGLYGAAGLLLATYLWLVVLWDLGGGYNEFNRETGTLKIFRWGFPGKNRQIQIDGRISDVQSVKIVIKEGLNPQRALYLRVKGRRDIPLTRVGQPLSLADLETQGAELARFLGVSLEGL